A single genomic interval of Camelina sativa cultivar DH55 chromosome 11, Cs, whole genome shotgun sequence harbors:
- the LOC104722048 gene encoding dnaJ homolog subfamily B member 13-like gives MGVDYYKVLQVDRSASDDDLKKAYRKLAMKWHPDKNPNNKKDAEAKFKQISEAYDVLSDPQKRAVYDQYGEEGLKGNVPPPNAGGGASYFSTGDGPSSFRFNPRSADDIFAEFFGFSTPFGGGGGGSGGQRFSSRMFGDDMFGDGGGAGHLHHHHHHHHAAARKVAPIENKLPCSLEDLYKGTTKKMKISREIVDVSGKAMQVEEILTIGVKPGWKKGTKITFPEKGNEHPGVIPADLVFIIDEKPHPVFTREGNDLIVTQKISLADALTGYTANITTLDGRTLAVPVTNVIHPEYEEVVPKEGMPLQKDQTKKGNLRIKFNIKFPARLTAEQKAGFKKLLG, from the exons ATGGGAGTTGATTATTACAAGGTTCTACAGGTTGATAGAAGCGCTAGCGACGATGACCTTAAGAAAGCTTATCGAAAACTCGCTATGAAATGGCATCCCGACAAGAAccctaacaacaaaaaagacgCTGAGGCTAAGTTCAAGCAGATCTCTGAAGCCTACGAT GTTCTTAGCGATCCTCAAAAGAGAGCTGTGTATGATCAGTACGGTGAAGAAGGGTTAAAAGGGAACGTGCCACCTCCCAATGCTGGTGGTGGAGCTTCCTACTTCTCAACAGGAGATGGACCTTCATCTTTCAGATTCAATCCCAGAAGTGCGGATGATATATTCGCTGAGTTTTTCGGGTTCTCGACCCCGTttggtggtggaggtggtggcAGTGGAGGGCAGAGGTTCTCTAGCCGCATGTTTGGTGATGATATGTTTGGTGATGGAGGAGGAGCTggacatcttcatcatcaccatcaccatcatcacgCTGCAGCTAGGAAAGTGGCTCCTATCGAGAACAAGTTACCTTGTAGCCTTGAAGATCTCTACAAAGGAACcaccaagaagatgaagatctcCAGGGAGATTGTAGATGTTAGCGG CAAGGCAATGCAAGTGGAAGAGATTCTAACGATTGGAGTGAAACCAGGGTGGAAGAAAGGCACAAAGATCACATTCCCAGAGAAAGGAAATGAGCATCCGGGTGTGATTCCAGCGGATCTTGTATTCATCATCGACGAGAAACCTCATCCGGTGTTTACTCGTGAGGGCAACGATCTGATTGTCACACAGAAGATATCACTAGCTGATGCCTTAACAGGCTACACCGCAAACATAACGACCCTTGATGGTCGTACGCTTGCTGTCCCTGTCACCAACGTGATCCATCCAGAGTATGAAGAGGTGGTTCCTAAAGAGGGAATGCCACTTCAGAAAGATCAGACAAAGAAAGGGAACTTGAGGATCAAGTTCAATATCAAGTTTCCAGCTAGATTGACTGCAGAACAGAAAGCTGGGTTTAAGAAGCTTCTTGGGTGA
- the LOC104722044 gene encoding probable LRR receptor-like serine/threonine-protein kinase At4g29180, whose translation MALIYEYMANGNLQDYLSSENVEDLSWEKRLHIAIDSAQGLEYLHHGCRPPIVHKDVKTANILLNDNLEAKIADFGLSKVFPEDDLSHVVTAVMGTPGYVDPEYYNTFKLNEKSDVYSFGIVLLELITGQRSIMKTEDGDKMNVVH comes from the exons ATGGCTCTCATTTATGAGTACATGGCCAATGGAAACTTGCAGGATTATCTTTCAAGTGAAAATGTAGAGGACCTTAGCTGGGAAAAGAGACTCCATATAGCCATAGACTCTGCACAAG GATTGGAGTATCTGCATCATGGATGCAGGCCACCAATAGTACACAAAGACGTTAAAACAGCAAACATATTATTAAACGATAACTTGGAAGCCAAGATTGCTGATTTTGGCCTTTCTAAGGTCTTCCCAGAGGATGATCTCAGCCACGTCGTCACTGCAGTCATGGGTACTCCCGGCTACGTCGATCCTGA GTACTACAACACGTTTAAGCTAAACGAGAAGAGCGACGTGTACAGTTTCGGGATCGTCCTCCTTGAACTCATAACCGGCCAGCGATCCATAATGAAAACTGAAGACGGAGACAAAATGAACGTTGTTCACTAA
- the LOC104722054 gene encoding uncharacterized protein LOC104722054, with protein sequence MRRVSWSTVLIVVLMVALFVVEHVVVPAAAGRVLSDKSDNGSARMTVEQMKSTVDSWFQRLASGPSPRGRGH encoded by the coding sequence ATGAGAAGAGTTAGTTGGTCTACTGTTTTGATCGTGGTGTTGATGGTGGCGTTGTTTGTGGTAGAACACGTGGTGGTTCCAGCTGCGGCGGGAAGGGTTCTATCAGACAAATCTGATAACGGAAGTGCGAGGATGACGGTGGAGCAGATGAAGTCGACGGTGGATTCGTGGTTTCAACGTCTGGCGTCCGGTCCGAGTCCAAGAGGCCGAGGCCATTAa